Within the Amaranthus tricolor cultivar Red isolate AtriRed21 chromosome 15, ASM2621246v1, whole genome shotgun sequence genome, the region aataaatttttaaaaaaattacttttaatacttaaatcaaaattaatgtattaaaatcttttgaatatcaCGCAATTACATTTTAATCTTATAAAAATTGATTCATTTGATAAAACACTATAAAATTGCCATGTGGaacttttcaattcttttatagtattgtatgattatatagtatatattagtaAAATGGTACATTTGTGGGGGTTTGATAATTGAAGCAGATTTATGCAAGATAGGTAGTGAAGAGCAACAAGAGTGGTATTTCTTCAGCCACAAAGACAAGAAATATCCAACAGGAACACGGACCAACCGAGCTACCAAAGCTGGATTCTGGAAAGCAACAGGTCGAGACAAAGCAATCTACACAAAGCATAACAGCTTGATTGGCATGCGAAAGACTTTGGTTTTCTATAAAGGTCGAGCCCCTAATGGTCAAAAGTCTGATTGGATTATGCATGAGTATCGCCTTGAGACTAATGAAAATGGAACTCCTCAGGTAACTTCATTAATTTCATATCAGCTCAAACTCAACTCAAACATAATGAAAATATATGTGTTGCATGTTGACTGGTTTAGTTGATCAAGTAGTTTGACTAACTATTAACATTGTTTTTTTAGTTAAGCTAGTTGTTTAAGgtaattattatgaaaatatttgctaaaaataaagtatatactattagttgtttattaaaaaaaagtgagtcAACATAtctaaataaatgaaaaaagatatttatagttaatttatttaaaagtcatttactaaATGTTTTTTGACATTTTGTTTAACCAATGGTCAAAAGGCAATTAAAAACCAACCAAAAACTACTTTCCAAACACATCCCTATATATCACTTGAAAATAGTGGAAATTACTAGCAAAAAGGAAATGACATGAAAAGTATACATATCTTTAGGGAGTTTCATGAATTTATGTTATATGACTATTAAGCTAAGGTATGCAATTACTAAACACTTATAGCGTTATGATTAGTGAGAATATTGTGTCTAAAATGAAGTACAAACCAAAAAGTTTATAGCCTTACCATACGTTATACATTGTATCCGTCTTATATGAAAATCTTCATTCCTGATGTTAAATACTTCGCTAGAAAGAAAGATTCAATAACAACTCTATATGCGACCTTTTTGTCGTGTTGGCTCTTGAAACCATttataaaaccctaaaatattttttatacacTATCATTTGCACTTagtttttttaactaatttaaattaattctaactactttgATCAGGAGGAAGGGTGGGTAGTTTGCAGGGTGTTCAAGAAGAGAATGGCAACAGTTCGCAAATTAGATGACTCTCCATGTTGGTATGATGATCAACTCTCCTTCATGTCTGATATGGACTCTCCAAGAAGATTAATCCCTCATCAACACCCTAATTACCACCATATCCCTAATTGTAATTTCCATCACCATCAAATGTACCCTTGCAAACAAGAACATGAGATTGTCCCCTACAACATTTCCCATCATGATCCTTACCTTCAATTACCTCAATTGGAAAGCCCTAAAATGCCCCAACCTAGCGCGATTTGTACCTCAATACCTCCCTATGGATCAACAAGCACCAACTTACCATCTTCAATCCTTACCCAAGAACAAATTTTACATTCTATTTATGGAAACAATAATTGTGGTTCTAATCAACAAGTTGTTGATGATCAAGTTACAGATTGGCGAgttcttgataaatttgttgcTTCACAACTTAGCCAAGATGAAGGTGCACCAAATCATCCTAGTAAGGATTCAAATTACTCGAATTCTTCGATGTTTCCTATGTCTGAACATATGAACATGGTGATTAGCCCTAATtcaaatgaacaagaattaggGTTACCATCTGATCAATATGCTTCAACGTCTACTTCAAGCTGCCAAATCGATATGTGGAAGTGATCGATGATCACCAAATACacaatatactccctccgtcccttACAGTTTGCCGTATTTGACTAAAACAACTCTCACAAAAAAATGGTCAAAGGGGGCATACATGCTAAATCGGACGGATTAgtatttgctaattaattaCCTAATTAACTTGATCTTATACCTATACATACTGATTATTGTATTGGAAGTTGCCTAATCTTGGACAAATTCCTTGTACATAATAAAACATGGtaatgcaatattaatattaatagggGTATTTGGACTTGCATTGTGTGATCATCTCCTTTGAGTTGGTCGTCAATGTAGATGACTTAAGGTATTCGATGcttattattattggaaaataatAGCATCTATCTAGCTAGGAGATTGAAAGATTTCCGACTATTATTGGGATTTCAGACTTTAAATCATCAAATATATGATTGTACTTATTTGTATTGAATTAAAGTAATTTTACATTTGAAGTGGATTattatgttattgtttttatgtccaatttataataattttttgttttttatatttatggTATCTTGTACTAATTTTCATGGATGAACCCTTTTTATATTTCAATTCAAGTTATATATTGAGATGATGTGGCAAGAGTACTTACATAGCTAGGAGGACTTACATAATATTGTACTTAGCTTGTTTGGTTCGATTTCAAGGGACAACCCTACaatatttataaacaaaaatgtgtaaacattttaaatatttaattttttgtaagcTATCAAATTAACCAATTTAGTTCATTcaataataacatttttattaaaGTTTTGTAAACCTAATTTTATTGTATGAACACAAATAATTGCATGAAATAGCATGTAAACAAAGCATAGGCTAATTAAACGAATTAGCTAGATGCATATTATGGAATTTGAAACTCCTAAACTTGTGTGTACCCTCTTATTAACAGGTTGAATTTATAAAATGATTTTGGTCTAAATGTTGATGAAATGGTATATTATTGACAAAGAAGTCAGCTCAAACTAAACGCTGAAgctaatttataacataattaatttataaatttgttaTGGAATGACAATAATTAACTTCAGCGTTTGATTGAACTGACATTTATGTCAATAATGTATCATTAGACAAATCATTAGACAGTCTCATAATGTTGTCTTACCATATATGAACTAGCTAGTGTGGTTGTATGATAAAAGGAGTTTTTTTAAGATAATAGGTACAAAAAATGCTTAGAAGGTTTCTCTTGTCGAGTAAAAATTTTAGGTGAGCCTAATGTGCACTAGAGGTTTTTGTTTGCTGAAGTTTACAGCATGGAAAATATCATAATTAATATGATCAGTGTTAGTTATGTAATAAAACATAAGgtacattataatatgtttaaaTTATACTTTTATAAGCCGAAGAAgaaaaaatttcatatatttcagATAAATTATATAACACATTCTAAGGGTCTCAATCATTTTAGCTGATTGTTAAGgcctctaaatatattatatactctattaaatttttctataattattCATACTAATACTATGGGACTTGTTTTAGCTAGGACCAACTCAATAGTACTATTTTGGCAAAAGCACTGTAATGGCTGGCGTACAATAAGCTATTTTAAACATATCTAGTTTAGTATTTCTTCCTCAATTTCCTTTGGGCCAAATTATAGTTTagttgttgggatgagttatcccacgtcgataaattgaaaatggtgtgcacgctttataagctattagagaccttcttcctattgccatatggttttgggatggtatatatctccttggcttatgaagtgtgtgcacttgtgtccccccattaatatgctggcattcacaataagtccagcctaatttaacatggtatccgagccgatggttcgatcaacaatttaaaaaaatggtaggttcgaaaagaatggcgttcctaccctaattgattactcccacatgcgaacttgacgggggttcgcatgtgagagggggtgttgggatgagttatcccacatcgataaattgaaaatagtaataaattatattaaaatgaattattgtaagtttaaaaaattgtaCAACTCATTAAATTAGGTGTACTAATTTGTTATTTATgttaaatttcaaataaaaccgGCTATAAAGCAtcataattgtaaataatttatcTGTTATcacaaataagaataaaattgcCTACTTAATCTCAAGTCTCAACCCCTAAATTATGCCAAAGGTGCGAGCCATATTGTAGCATTTCGGTAAAAAAAATGTGGCATGTTGTAGTCTATGTAACAGGAGCACCAACACAATATATCCATGTAATTTGGTTAGCTAGtttcaaacaaacaaacaatgtcatgcttcattt harbors:
- the LOC130801232 gene encoding NAC domain-containing protein 7-like isoform X1, which gives rise to MDTFSHVPPGFRFHPTDEELVDYYLRKKVAARKIDLDVIKDVDLYKIEPWDLQDLCKIGSEEQQEWYFFSHKDKKYPTGTRTNRATKAGFWKATGRDKAIYTKHNSLIGMRKTLVFYKGRAPNGQKSDWIMHEYRLETNENGTPQEEGWVVCRVFKKRMATVRKLDDSPCWYDDQLSFMSDMDSPRRLIPHQHPNYHHIPNCNFHHHQMYPCKQEHEIVPYNISHHDPYLQLPQLESPKMPQPSAICTSIPPYGSTSTNLPSSILTQEQILHSIYGNNNCGSNQQVVDDQVTDWRVLDKFVASQLSQDEGAPNHPSKDSNYSNSSMFPMSEHMNMVISPNSNEQELGLPSDQYASTSTSSCQIDMWK
- the LOC130801232 gene encoding NAC domain-containing protein 7-like isoform X2; the protein is MDTFSHVPPGFRFHPTDEELVDYYLRKKVAARKIDLDVIKDVDLYKIEPWDLQGSEEQQEWYFFSHKDKKYPTGTRTNRATKAGFWKATGRDKAIYTKHNSLIGMRKTLVFYKGRAPNGQKSDWIMHEYRLETNENGTPQEEGWVVCRVFKKRMATVRKLDDSPCWYDDQLSFMSDMDSPRRLIPHQHPNYHHIPNCNFHHHQMYPCKQEHEIVPYNISHHDPYLQLPQLESPKMPQPSAICTSIPPYGSTSTNLPSSILTQEQILHSIYGNNNCGSNQQVVDDQVTDWRVLDKFVASQLSQDEGAPNHPSKDSNYSNSSMFPMSEHMNMVISPNSNEQELGLPSDQYASTSTSSCQIDMWK